One window of Flavobacteriales bacterium genomic DNA carries:
- a CDS encoding patatin-like phospholipase family protein, with translation METRPFVLSGGGIRGAAHLGVLRAFREVGTVPDAISGTSAGALVGALIADGRTPEEANELIQDELSRPRLMRKPTLVSKRIEAFLRRTLRHTHFEDLSIPLYVSATDLEKGGQRVFSSGELLPALMASCAIPMVFPPVQVNGVYYVDGGISNNLPVEPFLAMKDRVIAVHVNPLPVFVPGRRGMMRTMDRIWHLNFREMVMRSAKGCHLFIEPPELSRFNMFELSKMKKVEEIGYEWTRKLLNRGDDKRP, from the coding sequence GCGGGGCGGCCCACTTGGGCGTGCTCCGGGCTTTCCGGGAGGTGGGGACCGTGCCGGATGCTATCTCGGGCACGAGTGCGGGCGCACTGGTCGGGGCGTTGATCGCTGATGGCCGGACCCCGGAAGAGGCGAACGAACTGATCCAGGATGAATTGAGCCGCCCAAGGCTCATGCGCAAGCCGACCTTGGTCTCGAAACGTATCGAGGCCTTTTTACGACGAACGCTCCGCCACACACATTTCGAAGATCTATCGATCCCATTGTATGTCTCCGCAACGGATCTGGAAAAGGGGGGACAGCGCGTTTTTAGCAGTGGGGAATTGCTTCCGGCGCTGATGGCCTCCTGTGCCATACCCATGGTTTTTCCACCCGTACAGGTGAACGGTGTGTACTACGTGGATGGCGGGATCAGCAACAATCTTCCCGTGGAACCCTTTTTGGCGATGAAGGACCGGGTGATCGCCGTACATGTGAACCCCTTGCCGGTCTTTGTTCCTGGAAGACGGGGGATGATGCGCACCATGGACCGCATCTGGCACTTGAACTTCCGGGAAATGGTGATGCGCTCCGCCAAAGGATGTCATCTTTTCATTGAGCCGCCCGAGTTGTCGAGGTTCAACATGTTCGAGCTGAGCAAGATGAAAAAAGTGGAGGAGATCGGCTATGAATGGACCAGGAAATTGCTGAACAGAGGAGATGACAAGCGGCCTTAG
- a CDS encoding amidohydrolase: MRTSISVLVTALLLLTSCAYKNKEVDLVVRNAHIVSMDGDGHEYTAMAIKDGRILELGAEQQILNRYRAKETYDAGTKTIYPGFIDGHCHFLGYGLNAQKVDLANAKSWNEVLRRTEAFAKAHPGSGWILGRGWDQNLWPDKTNPVNDSLNLLFPDRPVLLQRVDGHAAVVNQTGLNSAGLTAESTIAGGLLEKRNGKLTGLLSDNAVSVFQKIFNEADEATKRQALLTAQKDCLALGLTMVCDAGLDAGTIDLMRKMQEEGALKIRIYAMLADDSTNFQRYADGPILSDRLVVRAVKCYADGALGSRGALLIKPYSDDPAAGHGLQLSTREHFLKVAQWCKEHGFQMATHCIGDSADRLLLGVYGEVLGGTNDLRWRIEHAQCMDPHDFDLFSQYNIIPSVQPTHATSDMLWAIDRLGPERLSNAYANKRLMQQNGMIALGTDFPVEGIDPLKTFYAAVVRKNAAGIPEGGFQMNDALSREDAMRGMTMWNALATFTEKDLGSLEVGKFADFTVVDRDLMKGSEAQMAKAKVKATFVNGEQVGTGF, translated from the coding sequence ATGAGAACCTCCATTTCCGTCCTGGTCACTGCGCTGCTCCTGCTAACCTCCTGCGCCTACAAGAACAAAGAGGTCGATCTTGTGGTACGCAATGCCCATATCGTGAGCATGGACGGCGATGGCCATGAATACACTGCGATGGCGATCAAGGACGGGCGCATCCTGGAGTTGGGCGCGGAGCAGCAGATCTTGAACCGCTACCGCGCCAAGGAGACCTATGATGCGGGGACAAAGACGATCTATCCCGGCTTCATCGACGGGCATTGCCACTTCCTCGGCTATGGGTTGAACGCACAAAAAGTGGACCTCGCGAACGCGAAAAGCTGGAACGAGGTGCTGCGGCGCACGGAAGCCTTTGCCAAGGCGCATCCTGGCAGCGGTTGGATCCTCGGCCGGGGCTGGGACCAGAACCTCTGGCCGGACAAGACCAACCCGGTGAACGACAGCCTCAACCTCCTCTTCCCGGACCGGCCGGTGCTGCTGCAACGCGTTGACGGGCACGCCGCCGTGGTGAACCAAACCGGGTTGAACAGCGCCGGGCTTACGGCAGAAAGCACCATCGCGGGCGGGCTGCTGGAGAAACGTAACGGAAAGCTCACGGGCCTGCTCTCCGACAATGCCGTGAGCGTGTTCCAGAAGATCTTCAACGAGGCCGATGAGGCCACCAAACGCCAAGCACTGCTGACCGCCCAGAAGGATTGCCTCGCTCTGGGCCTCACCATGGTGTGCGATGCGGGCCTGGACGCCGGTACCATCGACCTGATGCGGAAGATGCAGGAGGAAGGCGCGCTGAAGATCCGGATCTACGCCATGCTCGCCGATGACAGCACCAACTTCCAGCGCTACGCCGATGGTCCGATCCTCAGCGACCGCCTCGTCGTGCGTGCCGTGAAGTGCTACGCGGACGGTGCGCTCGGCTCCCGCGGAGCACTGCTCATCAAGCCGTACAGCGACGACCCCGCCGCAGGTCATGGGCTGCAACTTTCCACGCGGGAGCATTTCCTGAAGGTGGCGCAATGGTGCAAGGAACACGGCTTCCAGATGGCCACGCACTGCATCGGCGACAGCGCGGACAGGCTGCTGCTGGGCGTGTATGGCGAAGTGCTGGGAGGCACCAACGACCTCCGCTGGCGGATCGAGCACGCCCAGTGCATGGACCCGCACGACTTCGACCTCTTCAGCCAATACAACATCATTCCCAGCGTGCAACCCACGCACGCCACCTCGGACATGCTGTGGGCCATCGACCGGTTGGGCCCGGAGCGCTTGTCGAACGCCTACGCAAACAAACGGCTGATGCAACAGAACGGCATGATCGCCTTGGGCACGGACTTTCCGGTGGAGGGCATCGATCCGCTGAAGACCTTCTACGCCGCTGTGGTGCGGAAGAACGCAGCTGGCATTCCCGAAGGCGGTTTCCAGATGAATGATGCACTGAGCCGTGAGGACGCCATGCGCGGTATGACGATGTGGAATGCACTGGCCACTTTCACGGAAAAAGATCTAGGCAGTCTGGAAGTGGGCAAGTTCGCGGACTTCACCGTGGTGGACCGCGACCTGATGAAGGGGAGCGAAGCACAGATGGCCAAGGCAAAAGTCAAAGCGACCTTCGTGAACGGAGAGCAGGTAGGCACAGGGTTCTAA